From Nitrososphaerales archaeon, the proteins below share one genomic window:
- a CDS encoding transposase — protein MLLSIFNGNDNNVAETLKNSGLNEKRISKICEVQGRSFRPKDALSITFALQEIERIDHSINDLDMVIAECVKESERMNHYVNLLLSIKGISLVAAASIASEIGDIKRFATAKRLVRYAGLSPGIIQSGSRISYGKLEKMGPPYLRRIICQSAEILAMYEQEFKKHYQEVRNRHGHRVAMVSTARKLLHLIHAMLTEDKMFDRCVKSLMESKRRRLYDLADSVHQLSSRSIAEIILNLKNVME, from the coding sequence ATGCTGTTATCAATATTCAATGGAAATGACAACAATGTAGCTGAAACATTGAAGAACTCAGGCTTGAACGAGAAACGTATCAGTAAAATATGCGAAGTTCAGGGAAGGTCCTTCAGACCAAAAGATGCTCTCAGTATAACATTCGCATTGCAAGAGATAGAGAGGATAGATCATTCAATCAATGATCTTGACATGGTAATAGCTGAATGCGTTAAAGAATCTGAGAGGATGAACCATTATGTGAATCTGCTGCTTAGCATCAAAGGAATATCATTAGTAGCAGCTGCATCGATAGCATCTGAGATAGGAGATATCAAAAGATTTGCTACGGCAAAGAGACTAGTAAGATATGCTGGGCTCTCTCCAGGGATAATACAGAGTGGTTCAAGGATAAGTTATGGTAAGTTAGAGAAGATGGGGCCACCATATCTGAGAAGAATAATCTGTCAGAGTGCAGAAATACTTGCAATGTATGAGCAAGAATTCAAGAAGCATTACCAAGAGGTCAGGAACAGACACGGCCATAGGGTAGCTATGGTATCAACAGCAAGGAAGTTGTTGCATCTAATACATGCAATGCTTACTGAGGATAAGATGTTTGATAGATGCGTGAAATCTTTAATGGAATCAAAAAGAAGGAGATTGTATGACCTTGCAGATTCTGTACATCAATTATCAAGCAGATCTATAGCTGAAATCATCCTGAATCTGAAGAATGTAATGGAGTAA